One part of the Ziziphus jujuba cultivar Dongzao chromosome 2, ASM3175591v1 genome encodes these proteins:
- the LOC107419091 gene encoding uncharacterized protein LOC107419091 isoform X1, with translation MARRTQTLTMETLEPATPSSSITAATSNSQNQSLTPSPLPPSVSRLWRPAAQRNLRNQWSKLAAYRQQWASSSSAGKSHATSLVNAYLSQIYMPSMELGALNDIPGIREKACQKLYKQQELHGRKLLSSYKDMLSKVTVVTHLVKTSKSMRCYLKGTSSSPLVQFSGCSEDKSDSGDGGGIPVFVFWPISWFEKLAEELMLMLVQELILKRLLMVELLSVGCEGKVVNGYNWSDELYPGEFDDLSMCTLLSGETCEPVHPRLQIQKSNILAAPSNQQPNEDVMQVYLTTWLAEVNIDTDRVDEIFAVIGEEMHVTL, from the exons ATGGCGCGCCGAACTCAAACCCTAACGATGGAAACTCTAGAACCGGCAACCCCTTCTTCCTCCATAACAGCAGCAAcctcaaattctcaaaaccaaAGCTTGACCCCGTCACCATTACCGCCATCAGTATCAAGGCTTTGGAGGCCAGCGGCACAGAGAAACCTCAGAAATCAATGGTCCAAACTAGCTGCTTACAGGCAACAATGGGCCTCCTCTTCTTCCGCTGGAAAATCGCACGCCACTTCTCTCGTCAACGCTTATCTTTCTCAGAT ATATATGCCTTCTATGGAGTTGGGTGCTCTAAATGATATCCCCGGTATACGAGAGAAGGCTTGTCAGAAATTGTATAAGCAGCAG GAGCTTCATGGGAGGAAACTTTTGTCATCCTACAAAGACATG TTGTCTAAGGTGACTGTTGTAACCCACTTGGTCAAAACTAGTAAATCCATGAGATGTTACCTGAAAGGGACAAGCAGCAGTCCACTTGTACAATTTTCTGGTTGTTCTGAGGATAAGAGTGATTCAGGAGATGGTGGTGGGATCCCGGTCTTTGTATTTTGGCCAATCTCTTGGTTTG aGAAATTAGCGGAGGAGCTCATGTTGATGCTTGTGCAGGAGCTAATCTTGAAG AGATTACTAATGGTGGAGTTGCTATCCGTTGGTTGTGAAGGAAAAGTGGTTAATGGGTACAATTGGTCAGATGAGCTTTATCCTGGAGAATTTGATGATTTGAGTATGTGTACCTTGTTATCTGGAGAAACGTGTGAGCCAGTCCATCCAAGACTCCAGATCCAGAAATCTAATATACTTGCTGCACCATCTAACCAACAGCCAAACGAAGATGTTATGCAG GTTTATCTAACAACTTGGCTTGCAGAGGTGAACATAGATACTGATAG GGTTGATGAAATATTTGCTGTAATAGGGGAGGAAATGCATGTTACCCTTTGA
- the LOC107419091 gene encoding uncharacterized protein LOC107419091 isoform X2 — protein sequence MARRTQTLTMETLEPATPSSSITAATSNSQNQSLTPSPLPPSVSRLWRPAAQRNLRNQWSKLAAYRQQWASSSSAGKSHATSLVNAYLSQIYMPSMELGALNDIPGIREKACQKLYKQQELHGRKLLSSYKDMLSKVTVVTHLVKTSKSMRCYLKGTSSSPLVQFSGCSEDKSDSGDGGGIPVFVFWPISWFEKLAEELMLMLVQELILKRLLMVELLSVGCEGKVVNGYNWSDELYPGEFDDLSMCTLLSGETCEPVHPRLQIQKSNILAAPSNQQPNEDVMQVYLTTWLAEVNIDTDRGGNACYPLISCMLH from the exons ATGGCGCGCCGAACTCAAACCCTAACGATGGAAACTCTAGAACCGGCAACCCCTTCTTCCTCCATAACAGCAGCAAcctcaaattctcaaaaccaaAGCTTGACCCCGTCACCATTACCGCCATCAGTATCAAGGCTTTGGAGGCCAGCGGCACAGAGAAACCTCAGAAATCAATGGTCCAAACTAGCTGCTTACAGGCAACAATGGGCCTCCTCTTCTTCCGCTGGAAAATCGCACGCCACTTCTCTCGTCAACGCTTATCTTTCTCAGAT ATATATGCCTTCTATGGAGTTGGGTGCTCTAAATGATATCCCCGGTATACGAGAGAAGGCTTGTCAGAAATTGTATAAGCAGCAG GAGCTTCATGGGAGGAAACTTTTGTCATCCTACAAAGACATG TTGTCTAAGGTGACTGTTGTAACCCACTTGGTCAAAACTAGTAAATCCATGAGATGTTACCTGAAAGGGACAAGCAGCAGTCCACTTGTACAATTTTCTGGTTGTTCTGAGGATAAGAGTGATTCAGGAGATGGTGGTGGGATCCCGGTCTTTGTATTTTGGCCAATCTCTTGGTTTG aGAAATTAGCGGAGGAGCTCATGTTGATGCTTGTGCAGGAGCTAATCTTGAAG AGATTACTAATGGTGGAGTTGCTATCCGTTGGTTGTGAAGGAAAAGTGGTTAATGGGTACAATTGGTCAGATGAGCTTTATCCTGGAGAATTTGATGATTTGAGTATGTGTACCTTGTTATCTGGAGAAACGTGTGAGCCAGTCCATCCAAGACTCCAGATCCAGAAATCTAATATACTTGCTGCACCATCTAACCAACAGCCAAACGAAGATGTTATGCAG GTTTATCTAACAACTTGGCTTGCAGAGGTGAACATAGATACTGATAG GGGAGGAAATGCATGTTACCCTTTGATAAGCTGCATGCTACATTAA
- the LOC107419091 gene encoding uncharacterized protein LOC107419091 isoform X3 — translation MARRTQTLTMETLEPATPSSSITAATSNSQNQSLTPSPLPPSVSRLWRPAAQRNLRNQWSKLAAYRQQWASSSSAGKSHATSLVNAYLSQIYMPSMELGALNDIPGIREKACQKLYKQQELHGRKLLSSYKDMVTVVTHLVKTSKSMRCYLKGTSSSPLVQFSGCSEDKSDSGDGGGIPVFVFWPISWFEKLAEELMLMLVQELILKRLLMVELLSVGCEGKVVNGYNWSDELYPGEFDDLSMCTLLSGETCEPVHPRLQIQKSNILAAPSNQQPNEDVMQVYLTTWLAEVNIDTDRVDEIFAVIGEEMHVTL, via the exons ATGGCGCGCCGAACTCAAACCCTAACGATGGAAACTCTAGAACCGGCAACCCCTTCTTCCTCCATAACAGCAGCAAcctcaaattctcaaaaccaaAGCTTGACCCCGTCACCATTACCGCCATCAGTATCAAGGCTTTGGAGGCCAGCGGCACAGAGAAACCTCAGAAATCAATGGTCCAAACTAGCTGCTTACAGGCAACAATGGGCCTCCTCTTCTTCCGCTGGAAAATCGCACGCCACTTCTCTCGTCAACGCTTATCTTTCTCAGAT ATATATGCCTTCTATGGAGTTGGGTGCTCTAAATGATATCCCCGGTATACGAGAGAAGGCTTGTCAGAAATTGTATAAGCAGCAG GAGCTTCATGGGAGGAAACTTTTGTCATCCTACAAAGACATG GTGACTGTTGTAACCCACTTGGTCAAAACTAGTAAATCCATGAGATGTTACCTGAAAGGGACAAGCAGCAGTCCACTTGTACAATTTTCTGGTTGTTCTGAGGATAAGAGTGATTCAGGAGATGGTGGTGGGATCCCGGTCTTTGTATTTTGGCCAATCTCTTGGTTTG aGAAATTAGCGGAGGAGCTCATGTTGATGCTTGTGCAGGAGCTAATCTTGAAG AGATTACTAATGGTGGAGTTGCTATCCGTTGGTTGTGAAGGAAAAGTGGTTAATGGGTACAATTGGTCAGATGAGCTTTATCCTGGAGAATTTGATGATTTGAGTATGTGTACCTTGTTATCTGGAGAAACGTGTGAGCCAGTCCATCCAAGACTCCAGATCCAGAAATCTAATATACTTGCTGCACCATCTAACCAACAGCCAAACGAAGATGTTATGCAG GTTTATCTAACAACTTGGCTTGCAGAGGTGAACATAGATACTGATAG GGTTGATGAAATATTTGCTGTAATAGGGGAGGAAATGCATGTTACCCTTTGA
- the LOC107419091 gene encoding uncharacterized protein LOC107419091 isoform X4, with product MPSMELGALNDIPGIREKACQKLYKQQELHGRKLLSSYKDMLSKVTVVTHLVKTSKSMRCYLKGTSSSPLVQFSGCSEDKSDSGDGGGIPVFVFWPISWFEKLAEELMLMLVQELILKRLLMVELLSVGCEGKVVNGYNWSDELYPGEFDDLSMCTLLSGETCEPVHPRLQIQKSNILAAPSNQQPNEDVMQVYLTTWLAEVNIDTDRVDEIFAVIGEEMHVTL from the exons ATGCCTTCTATGGAGTTGGGTGCTCTAAATGATATCCCCGGTATACGAGAGAAGGCTTGTCAGAAATTGTATAAGCAGCAG GAGCTTCATGGGAGGAAACTTTTGTCATCCTACAAAGACATG TTGTCTAAGGTGACTGTTGTAACCCACTTGGTCAAAACTAGTAAATCCATGAGATGTTACCTGAAAGGGACAAGCAGCAGTCCACTTGTACAATTTTCTGGTTGTTCTGAGGATAAGAGTGATTCAGGAGATGGTGGTGGGATCCCGGTCTTTGTATTTTGGCCAATCTCTTGGTTTG aGAAATTAGCGGAGGAGCTCATGTTGATGCTTGTGCAGGAGCTAATCTTGAAG AGATTACTAATGGTGGAGTTGCTATCCGTTGGTTGTGAAGGAAAAGTGGTTAATGGGTACAATTGGTCAGATGAGCTTTATCCTGGAGAATTTGATGATTTGAGTATGTGTACCTTGTTATCTGGAGAAACGTGTGAGCCAGTCCATCCAAGACTCCAGATCCAGAAATCTAATATACTTGCTGCACCATCTAACCAACAGCCAAACGAAGATGTTATGCAG GTTTATCTAACAACTTGGCTTGCAGAGGTGAACATAGATACTGATAG GGTTGATGAAATATTTGCTGTAATAGGGGAGGAAATGCATGTTACCCTTTGA
- the LOC107419093 gene encoding uncharacterized protein LOC107419093: MPGNEVGDRVHNFFGQENLSQGQLHSQTIDGNWPGLSNNLWVGSQRQIGPPFISNLKNYSVQQPDSDRGHGSQSSHVPHGLNFAQSNLKPELGRVQSSNQQPALNGYVHGHQMLQTRQNEANFLGMDPESDRHNLTSRGLSTHESLRGNGLEHNKKKSARLETAESPVSFDFFGGQQQMSGQHLNMLQSLPRQQSGMSDLQLLQRHAMLTQIQELQRQQQLQQLETRQQGFANQVSPIAKQAAVNHSSSLINGVPINESSNNSWQPELMAGNTNWLQRGASPVMQGSPAGNMFSHEQGQALRMMGLASQQADQSLYGVPISSTSGTAGPYSHMQMDKSAMQQQQQISGDSNSFSGNPYAAFPDQVSMQDGTQAPRQDFQGKNTFGPGTGQSLSSGFNLENLQQINPQQRIASMQEFQGRQEVGGSSESSQEKAFVQVTSSQNVATLDPTEEKILFGSDDNLWDAFGRNTNMGMGGFLLDGTDSFSGYPSVQSGSWSALMQSAVAETSSGDIGSQEQWCGPSFRSPEPPKSHKQPSTVNDGGKQLVWADNSVQPASALNSRSCPLVVDPNRPSSSINSISIPEFQQRGLRTPQGRGEMLQADSSQKFVPQFSEQANKWSDRGPPRRPSVEGGQNYGNIGNSPGVDSNMNSISGSWGRPQSTSSHNSDGQPRNRPNGWNFIESMSADGGDNFRIHEKKNSLQPAQSGDQKRSMHEEVGHAAGIWRTDSIPNSDAELEQTKSAVGSSHVGREGSSINNAAVPNSSTMRSKESSQQLPNSHKLDFWKTVDSSMNSKGGDVLRKNHHNMDKSPQILESSGNNCVDKGTAEMHEVENFNKKEYSSDSFRSSVLHNSTGGLRENVWSDAGDSRSLPGNKQKSSGNAARKTPGARKFQYHPMGDVDVDVEPSHGTKQTHSQTVSQQVSRGLKGNDQGNIGQSKFGGYADKNSMEMEKVRLSGQGDIKGVDEITSKSMFSGFVPNTSAPFDRGIGNYTPNRAAPASQHMLELLHKVDHQRERGPSSHLSSSDRNTFSEIPEAETSDGSIGQIQRNQSSASQGFGLQLAPPSQRMPIADHGLSSQSTSQAVHCSTRVIPEIKEKGLAQLSSTASVLPLPSSCEPSQGLSNNISGNFGQIGNKASQFNIQRSFSTAFTPGFPYARNLENQHVPAASGQVIAINMPFDRLSSHSQHMDDSCERGQTSHSVPVSVPDMSGSTLQNNFAASAETSRLSSTEQTHSRDPARQILESSLTPVTQPPITSGMSEQGALSKVSSNAWTSVTPQQPLLGAQPSKHASNLFKSQLQHDNNLVTPFPGPSKLTEQDNLEGRNCLPGHGISANSESFAGKEQPVKEIHGQQILSDNNDSAQKTQYVSQGKESFTNNLSEASSNPVATQREIEAFGRSLRPNNSLHHNYSLLHQMQAMKSTEIDASDRSVKRLKGSDYGVDPQQVGQIGGQQSPYGCSSSVRDSSANHTAVPSVDPNMLSFSSKPGDLRDSNASSQDMFAFGRNSSNNFPSSSNVPPVKGENSQISPQMAPSWFDQYGAFKSVQILPVYDMQRTATPNSMEQPFIVGKQADDLHARNSIEKDNATVDGSKFGNVPQGSIPTSAVSEHFTSPLMPPDITDQSLVVMRSKKRKSATSELLPWHDEVVKVSRRLQTISMAEADWAQATNRLVEKVEDEAEMNEDAPPILRSKRRLIFTTQLMQQLFHAPPAVLLSVDASSQYESVAYFAARLALGDACCAISCSGNDAILPPNSKNLSPEEPKKAERNGDVYFSKAVEEFIGRARKLESDLLRLDKRASILDLRMECQDMEKFSVINRFAKFHGRGQADGAETSSSDTPANAQKCCPQKYVTALPIPRNLPDRVQCLSL; this comes from the exons ATGCCTGGCAACGAAGTTGGAGACAGGGTCCACAATTTCTTTGGCCAAGAAAACTTGTCACAGGGTCAGCTTCATTCCCAGACCATTGATGGGAACTGGCCAGGGCTAAGTAACAATCTATGGGTTGGCAGCCAGAGACAGATTGGTCCTCCctttatttctaatttaaagAATTATAGTGTACAGCAACCAG ATTCTGATAGAGGTCATGGGAGTCAATCTTCACATGTACCTCATGGTTTGAACTTTGCACAATCAAATCTGAAGCCTGAGCTTGGTAGAGTTCAGTCTTCAAACCAACAGCCAGCTCTAAATGGCTATGTACATGGGCATCAAATGTTACAGACAAGGCAGAATGAAGCAAACTTTTTGGGAATGGATCCAGAATCTGATCGACATAATTTAACATCAAGAGGCTTGTCTACACATGAGTCACTAAGAGGAAATGGTCtggaacataataaaaaaaaatcagcaagGTTGGAAACTGCTGAATCTCCtgttagttttgatttttttggaggTCAACAACAAATGAGTGGCCAGCATCTCAATATGCTGCAATCTTTGCCAAGGCAGCAATCAGGGATGAGTGACTTGCAGCTATTACAGCGACATGCTATGCTCACACAAATTCAAGAATTGCAGAGGCAGCAACAACTCCAGCAACTAGAAACAAGACAACAGGGTTTTGCAAATCAGGTTTCCCCAATTGCAAAACAGGCAGCTGTTAACCACTCATCATCCCTGATCAATGGTGTTCCCATTAATGAGTCATCTAACAATTCATGGCAGCCTGAGCTTATGGCAGGTAACACAAATTGGCTGCAGCGTGGTGCATCCCCTGTTATGCAAGGCTCTCCTGCTGGAAATATGTTTTCCCATGAGCAAGGCCAGGCACTGCGCATGATGGGTTTGGCATCTCAACAGGCTGATCAATCTCTCTATGGGGTTCCTATATCTAGCACAAGTGGCACAGCTGGTCCGTATTCTCATATGCAAATGGATAAGTCTGCaatgcagcagcagcagcagattTCAGGCGATAGTAATTCCTTTTCAGGCAATCCATATGCTGCATTTCCTGATCAGGTTAGCATGCAAGATGGAACTCAGGCTCCTAGACAGGACTTTCAAGGGAAAAATACATTTGGGCCTGGTACTGGTCAAAGTTTAAGCAGTGGATTCAATTTGGAAAACTTGCAGCAAATAAATCCCCAGCAAAGAATTGCATCCATGCAGGAATTTCAAGGGAGGCAAGAGGTAGGTGGATCCTCAGAATCATCACAGGAGAAAGCTTTTGTGCAAGTTACATCTTCGCAGAATGTGGCTACCCTAGATCCAACTGAAGAGAAGATTTTGTTTGGTTCTGATGATAATCTTTGGGATGCCTTTGGTAGGAATACCAACATGGGTATGGGAGGTTTTTTGTTGGATGGTACAGATTCCTTTAGTGGATATCCTTCTGTTCAAAGTGGAAGTTGGAGTGCTCTCATGCAGTCTGCTGTTGCAGAAACTTCCAGTGGTGATATTGGGTCACAAGAGCAGTGGTGTGGCCCCAGCTTTAGAAGTCCTGAGCCCCCAAAATCCCATAAGCAGCCATCAACTGTCAATGATGGTGGCAAACAATTGGTTTGGGCTGATAACAGCGTGCAACCTGCTTCTGCTCTGAATTCTAGATCATGTCCCCTTGTGGTGGATCCCAATAGGCCTAGTTCAAGTATTAATTCTATTAGTATTCCAGAATTTCAGCAACGGGGGCTCAGAACTCCACAAGGGCGGGGTGAGATGTTGCAGGCTGATTCTTCTCAAAAATTTGTTCCACAATTCTCAGAACAAGCAAATAAATGGTCAGATCGTGGCCCTCCGCGAAGGCCATCTGTGGAAGGTGGTCAAAATTATGGAAATATTGGTAATTCACCTGGTGTAGATTCAAATATGAATAGCATATCTGGTTCCTGGGGCCGTCCTCAAAGCACATCCTCTCATAATAGTGATGGCCAACCCCGCAATAGGCCAAATGGTTGGAACTTTATTGAGTCTATGTCAGCAGATGGTGgtgataattttagaatccatgaGAAGAAAAACTCATTGCAACCTGCTCAGAGCGGTGATCAGAAGAGAAGCATGCATGAGGAAGTTGGTCATGCTGCTGGTATCTGGCGGACTGATTCTATTCCCAATTCAGATGCTGAGCTTGAACAAACAAAATCTGCTGTAGGAAGCTCTCATGTAGGGAGAGAGGGTTCCAGTATAAATAATGCTGCAGTACCAAATTCCAGCACCATGAGGTCTAAAGAAAGCAGTCAACAGCTCCCAAATAGTCACAAACTTGATTTCTGGAAAACAGTTGATTCTTCAATGAACTCTAAGGGGGGTGATGTTCTGAGAAAAAATCATCATAACATGGATAAAAGTCCTCAAATTTTAGAGTCATCAGGGAATAATTGCGTGGATAAGGGAACAGCGGAAATGCATGAGGTGGAGAACTTTAATAAAAAAGAGTATTCCAGTGACAGTTTTCGCTCCAGTGTACTCCATAACTCCACTGGTGGTTTGAGGGAAAATGTTTGGTCAGATGCTGGTGATTCACGTAGTTTACctggaaacaaacaaaaatcgTCTGGTAATGCTGCTCGAAAAACCCCTGGAGCTCGCAAATTTCAGTATCACCCGATGGGAGATGTTGATGTGGATGTTGAACCTTCACATGGAACAAAACAGACACATTCACAGACTGTGTCTCAGCAGGTCTCTCGGGGATTAAAAGGAAATGACCAAGGGAATATCGGGCAGTCAAAATTTGGTGGTTATGCTGATAAAAATTCCATGGAAATGGAGAAG GTGCGTTTATCTGGTCAGGGAGACATAAAAGGTGTAGATGAAATAACTTCAAAAAGCATGTTTTCAGGTTTTGTACCAAATACGTCTGCTCCATTTGACAGAGGCATTGGCAATTATACCCCAAACAGGGCTGCTCCAGCAAG TCAACATATGCTTGAGCTTCTTCATAAGGTGGATCATCAAAGGGAGCGTGGCCCTTCTTCACATTTAAGCTCTTCTGACCGCAATACATTTTCTGAGATTCCCGAGGCAGAAACTTCTGATGGATCCATTGGTCAAATTCAGCGGAATCAGTCTTCTGCTTCTCAAGGTTTTGGTTTGCAATTGGCCCCTCCATCTCAACGTATGCCTATTGCAGATCATGGCTTATCTTCGCAGAGCACCTCACAAGCAGTTCACTGTTCAACTCGTGTCATTCCTGAGATAAAAGAAAAGGGTCTTGCACAGTTATCTTCCACAGCCTCTGTTCTGCCCTTGCCCTCTTCTTGTGAACCATCTCAAGGTCTTAGCAATAATATTTCTGGTAATTTTGGACAAATTGGCAATAAAGCCTCACAGTTCAATATCCAGCGAAGTTTTTCTACGGCTTTCACACCTGGTTTTCCTTATGCAAGAAATCTTGAAAATCAGCATGTGCCTGCTGCAAGTGGACAAGTAATAGCTATTAATATGCCTTTTGATAGGCTTTCTTCCCATTCCCAACACATGGATGACTCTTGTGAGAGAGGTCAAACTAGTCATTCTGTTCCAGTGTCGGTGCCAGATATGTCGGGAAGTACTCTGCAAAATAATTTTGCTGCTTCTGCAGAGACATCCCGTCTGAGCAGTACTGAGCAAACGCATTCAAGAGATCCAGCCCGGCAAATTCTGGAGTCAAGTCTGACTCCGGTCACTCAGCCTCCTATTACATCAGGCATGTCCGAACAAGGTGCCTTATCTAAAGTGTCTTCAAATGCATGGACCAGTGTTACACCTCAGCAACCTTTATTAGGTGCACAACCTTCCAAGCATGCTTCTAATTTGTTCAAATCCCAGCTTCAGCATGATAACAATTTGGTAACACCTTTCCCTGGACCGTCTAAACTCACTGAGCAAGATAACCTGGAGGGAAGAAATTGCTTACCCGGGCATGGTATTTCTGCAAACTCAGAAAGCTTTGCTGGGAAGGAGCAACCAGTCAAAGAAATTCATGGGCAGCAAATATTGTCTGACAACAATGATTCTGCCCAAAAGACACAATATGTTTCACAAGGAAAGGAATCATTTACAAATAATCTTTCTGAGGCATCATCAAATCCTGTTGCTACCCAAAGAGAGATTGAAGCTTTTGGCCGTTCGTTAAGACCGAATAACAGTTTGCATCATAATTATTCCTTACTGCATCAAATGCAGGCTATGAAGAGCACAGAGATTGATGCAAGTGATAGGAGTGTGAAGAGATTGAAGGGTTCAGATTATGGAGTAGATCCTCAGCAGGTAGGTCAAATTGGAGGACAGCAATCACCATATGGATGTAGTTCTAGTGTGAGAGATTCATCAGCTAACCATACGGCGGTTCCTTCTGTTGACCCAAATATGCTTAGTTTTTCATCCAAGCCTGGGGATTTACGGGATTCAAATGCATCTTCTCAGGATATGTTCGCATTTGGTCGGAACAGTTCTAATAATTTTCCTAGCAGTAGTAATGTACCTCCTGTTAAAGGTGAAAACTCCCAGATTAGTCCCCAGATGGCACCATCTTGGTTTGATCAGTATGGAGCGTTTAAAAGTGTGCAAATTTTGCCGGTATATGATATGCAAAGAACTGCCACTCCGAACTCTATGGAGCAGCCCTTCATAGTTGGAAAGCAGGCTGATGATCTGCATGCTCGGAATTCAATAGAGAAAGATAATGCTACTGTTGATGGTAGTAAATTTGGTAATGTCCCCCAAGGTTCTATTCCCACATCTGCAGTCAGTGAGCATTTTACATCTCCTTTAATGCCTCCTGATATCACTGATCAAAGCTTGGTTGTGATGAGATCAAAGAAGCGTAAAAGTGCCACATCTGAACTTTTACCTTGGCATGATGAAGTGGTGAAGGTTTCTCGGAGGCTTCAGACTATCAG tatgGCTGAAGCAGACTGGGCCCAAGCGACAAACCGACTGGTTGAGAAG GTGGAAGATGAAGCTGAAATGAATGAAGATGCACCTCCAATTCTGAGGTCAAAAAGAAGGCTTATCTTTACAACACAACTTATGCAACAACTTTTTCATGCTCCTCCAGCAGTGTTGCTCTCTGTTGATGCTAGCTCACAGTATGAGAGTGTGGCTTACTTTGCTGCTAGGTTAGCATTGGGCGATGCATGCTGTGCAATATCTTGTTCAGGAAATGATGCCATATTGCCTCCTAACAGTAAAAACCT CTCGCCTGAGGAGCCTAAAAAGGCTGAGAGAAATGGAGATGTGTACTTCTCAAAAGCTGTAGAAGAGTTCATTGGTAGAGCAAGGAAATTGGAGAGTGATTTGTTAAG ACTGGATAAGAGAGCCTCAATCTTGGACTTAAGAATGGAATGTCAAGATATGGAAAAGTTTTCTGTGATCAATCGGTTTGCCAAGTTTCATGGCCGGGGACAAGCTGATGGGGCCGAGACCTCATCATCAGATACACCTGCAAATGCTCAGAAATGTTGTCCTCAGAAATATGTTACTGCGCTTCCAATACCTAGAAATCTGCCAGACAGGGTACAATGTCTTTCActttga